The following are from one region of the Gadus chalcogrammus isolate NIFS_2021 chromosome 19, NIFS_Gcha_1.0, whole genome shotgun sequence genome:
- the shc3 gene encoding SHC-transforming protein 3 codes for MLHRTKYNRFRNESVTSVDDLLHGLSMNSKVSAAPSPASAVTPYTAPAEVHPSAAAASPSAVGSQGSDHHPDGDGGTTLCTLINKVSHLKFSNSGSLLGIKGLPSAVKDLAVSKLQVGGGGGGGGGCGGGGGGGGGGGGGGGSSPGGSAAHVAAPCAAGSMCSHGSPASGPATGSSACTSSCSQLEPAPGCMHKKGRPDEAQPGAEDRTPGRGGGGGTGAAATTVTTTAAGLVSKPPRGWLHSSEKISGPGVTYIVNYLGCIEVLRSMRSLDFTTRSQITREAISLVCEAVPGTKGAPRKRKPPSKALSNILGKSNLQFAGMSINLNISTSSLNLMTPDSKQIIANHHMQSISFASGGDPDTTDYVAYVAKDPVNRRACHILECSDSLAQDVISSIGQAFDLRFQQYLQCPSSKPSSTHDRVLNMEEFPWTEEEEEPAEHPYYNNIPGKMPPPGGFIDSRLAGQGGASDGGQTGSGSVDPAYYQGRHCGESWGEEKTPSLVTQGSTDTYSLPEAKGQASKAGEMPTYVNTQQIDAQVLAVLQAEADHASDAKISPQKDLFDMKPFEDAIHSQPPPPCHPGAGQPLPPACCSAAALHKASSVDNCSPLLARAVAPRGQEELGGQAWYHGQMSRRDAEKLLRDDGDFLVRKSTTNPGSYVLTGMHHGLAKHLLLVDPEGTVRTKDHIFDSINHLIGHHRDNSLPIVSAGSELCLKQPVGRK; via the exons aTGCTTCACCGTACCAAATACAACCGCTTCAGGAATGAGTCCGTAACGTCCGTCGATGACCTCCTCCACGGCCTGTCCATGAACTCCAAGGTGTCGGCAGCCCCCTCGCCAGCCTCCGCCGTGACGCCCTACACCGCCCCCGCCGAGGTCCACccgtccgccgccgccgcctcgccGTCCGCCGTCGGCAGCCAGGGCTCGGACCACCACCCGGACGGCGATGGGGGCACCACCCTCTGCACCCTCATCAATAAGGTGTCGCACCTCAAGTTCAGCAACTCGGGCAGCCTGCTCGGCATCAAGGGCCTGCCCTCGGCCGTCAAGGACCTGGCCGTGTCCAAGTTGCAGGtcggaggcggcggaggaggtggcggtggttgtggcggcggcggcggcggcggaggcggcggcggcggcggtggggggtCAAGCCCCGGTGGGTCGGCCGCACACGTGGCAGCCCCCTGTGCGGCCGGCTCCATGTGCAGCCACGGCTCCCCGGCAAGCGGCCCCGCCACCGGCAGCTCCGCCTGCACCAGCAGCTGCTCCCAGCTGGAGCCCGCCCCCGGGTGCATGCACAAGAAGGGCAGGCCGGACGAGGCCCAGCCCGGCGCGGAGGACAGGACCCCGggtcgaggtggtggtggaggtacgggcgccgccgccaccaccgtcaccaccaccgccgccgggcTGGTCAGTAAACCCCCCAGAGGGTGGCTTCACTCCAGTGAGAAGATCTCTGGGCCTGGAGTTACATATATCGTCAAC TACCTTGGTTGCATAGAAGTGCTACGGTCAATGAGGTCCCTGGATTTCACAACCAGATCACAAATAACACG GGAGGCCATCAGCCTGGTATGCGAGGCGGTTCCAGGGACAAAAGGAGCCCCGCGGAAGAGAAAG CCTCCTTCCAAAGCCCTGTCCAACATCCTGGGGAAGAGCAACCTCCAGTTTGCCGGCATGTCCATCAACCTCAACATCTCCACCAGCAGCCTGAACCTGATGACCCCCGACTCCAAGCAG ATCATCGCCAACCACCATATGCAGTCCATCTCCTTTGCATCGGGCGGGGACCCA GACACGACAGATTACGTTGCCTACGTCGCCAAGGACCCGGTGAATCGAAGAG CGTGTCACATCCTGGAGTGCTCCGACAGTCTGGCCCAGGACGTGATCAGCAGCATCGGACAGGCCTTCGACCTGCGCTTCCAGCAGTACCTTCAGTGTCCCTCCAGCAAGCCCTCTTCAACGCACGACAG GGTGCTGAACATGGAAGAGTTCCCgtggacggaggaggaggaggagccggcggAGCACCCTTACTACAACAACATCCCCGGGAAGATGCCCCCACCCGGGGGCTTCATCGACTCCAGACTGGCCGGCCAGGGCGGGGCGTCTGACGGAGGCCAG ACGGGCTCCGGCTCCGTGGACCCCGCGTACTACCAGGGACGCCACTGTGGAGAGAGCTGGGGCGAGGAGAAGACCCCCTCGCTCGTCACTCAAG GGTCGACGGACACATACAGCCTCCCGGAGGCTAAGGGCCAGGCGTCCAAGGCGGGGGAGATGCCCACGTACGTCAACACCCAGCAGATCGACGCCCAGGTGCTGGCCGTGCTGCAGGCGGAGGCGGACCACGCCTCGGACGCCAAGATCAGCCCGCAGAAGGACCTCTTTGACATGA AGCCCTTCGAGGACGCCATCCACTcccagccgccgccgccctgccACCCCGGGGCGGGCCAGCCGCTGCCCCCGGCCTGCTGCTCCGCCGCGGCGCTCCACAAGGCCTCCTCGGTGGACAACTGCAGCCCCCTGCTGGCGCGCGCCGTGGCCCCCCGGggccaggaggagctggggggccAGGCCTGGTACCACGGCCAGATGAGCCGGCGGGACGCCGAGAAGCTGCTGCGGGACGACGGGGACTTCCTGGTGCGCAAGAGCACCACCAACCCGGGTTCCTACGTGCTGACGGGCATGCACCACGGGCTGGCCAAGCACCTGCTGCTGGTGGACCCCGAGGGGACG GTAAGGACAAAAGACCACATATTTGACAGCATCAACCACCTGATTGGACACCATCGCGATAACAGTCTGCCAATCGTATCGGCCGGAAGTGAACTGTGTCTCAAACAGCCGGTCGGGAGGAAATAG
- the sema4d gene encoding semaphorin-4D isoform X2, translating to MGLGVLGVFLGLLLEVSSHGPHSGPRTTWKHQDVDLLEFSEPGVFNYSTLLLSETRDALYVGAREAIFELSKRNVTVRNNKVQWKVADTPMSMCMLKGKSKEKDCLNYIRVLQVLNEEHLYVCGTHAFQPQCDYLSIKDFVLEGRAEDGRGKCAFDPSHSVTTVMVDGELYSGTVYNFLGSEPIISRYSPQQALLRTEYSTSWLNEPSFVFADVIREGGGPAGEDDKIYYFFTEVSVEYEFFGKLFIPRVARVCKGDLGGQRTLQKKWTSFLKAKLVCSMPELNFVFNVVHDVFVLEAEDWRNTLIYAVFTSQWGNVGLSAVCVYNMALVDEVFSKGKYMQKATVEQSHTKWVRYNGITPSPRPGACIDNAMRQENINSSLHLPDKTLQFVKDHPLLEDPVLPVGGRPHLITKDVNYTQIAVDRVTALDGRAYDVIFTGTDTGVLHKSVLDEGEVHMVEEIQLIKSGGAIKNLLLSSETRSLYAGSDSGVVQSPTAFCGKYLSCDQCVLARDPYCAWDPSSSACVNILDRPKTQNGLIQSLKGDADSCPAVAALSPRDYGRVLVRPGSSAELPCAPPSNLALVSWRLNGSALTEASRFHFIGEGGLLIYSVGPEDQGRYECWSLEWAPAAGKNFSRQVAAYTLVLAAPPAPRGPRKDLGRAAPELGRSGPLGDPFPEAPATSSSSASLSSEGSSRSVLSSSSSSSSSSSSMSSSPSEPSVGVAGGGEAEVRLLPPLLKDQAWGLHAQEAFLLFCLALGPSDTRVHWLINGHSMDTPIMEYRLQLGQSEVLVSSWLKGGPLIKDASYSCVAEAGAGSDVSEVELRLPIGDQESVPARDLTQWRGALTEHEHLLKRWENAWDRCDGHGAL from the exons ATGGGCCTGGGAGTGCTGGGCGTGTTCCTGGGCCTCCTTCTGGAGGTCTCCAGCCACGGGCCCCACAGCGGGCCCCGCACCACCTGGAAGCACCAAG ACGTGGACCTGTTGGAGTTCTCCGAGCCGGGGGTCTTCAACTACTCCACTCTGCTGCTGAGCGAGACGAGGGACGCGCTGTACGTCGGCGCCCGGGAGGCCATCTTTGAGCTGAGCAAGAGGAACGTGACGGTCCGCAACAACAAG GTCCAGTGGAAGGTTGCGGATACGCCTATGAGCATGTGCATGCTGAAGGGGAAATCTAAAGAG aAGGACTGCCTGAACTACATCCGGGTGCTGCAGGTGCTGAACGAGGAGCACCTGTACGTGTGTGGGACGCACGCCTTCCAACCACAGTGTGACTATCTG TCGATCAAAGACTTTGTGCTGGAGGGCCGGGCGGAGGACGGCCGGGGGAAGTGTGCCTTCGACCCGTCGCACAGCGTCACCACCGTCATGGTTG ATGGCGAGCTCTACTCCGGCACGGTGTATAACTTCCTGGGCAGTGAACCCATCATCTCGCGGTACTCCCCTCAGCAGGCCCTGCTGCGCACAGAGTACTCCACGTCATGGCTCAATG agcccAGCTTCGTGTTCGCGGACGTGATCCGGGAGGGCGGGGGTCCTGCCGGGGAGGACGACAAGATCTACTACTTCTTCACCGAGGTGTCCGTGGAGTACGAGTTCTTCGGCAAGCTCTTCATCCCCCGGGTGGCTCGCGTCTGCAAG GGAGACCTGGGCGGTCAGCGCACGCTGCAGAAGAAGTGGACGTCCTTCCTGAAGGCCAAGCTGGTGTGCTCCATGCCCGAGCTCAACTTCGTGTTCAACGTGGTGCACGACGTGTTCGTCCTGGAGGCGGAGGACTGGCGCAACACGCTCATCTACGCCGTCTTCACATCCCAGTG ggGCAACGTGGGCCTTTcggccgtgtgtgtgtacaacatGGCGCTGGTGGACGAGGTGTTCTCCAAGGGGAAGTACATGCAGAAGGCCACCGTGGAGCAGTCCCACACCAAGTGGGTCCGCTACAACGGCATCACCCCGTCACCACGGCCCGGAGCG tgcATCGACAATGCCATGCGGCAGGAGAACATCAACAGCTCGCTGCACCTGCCCGACAAGACGCTGCAGTTCGTCAAAGACCACCCCCTCCTGGAGGACCCCGTGCTGCCGGTGGGCGGGCGGCCCCACCTCATCACCAAGGACGTCAACTACACCCAGATCGCCGTGGACCGGGTGACGGCGCTGGACGGACGCGCCTACGACGTCATCTTCACCGGCACCG ACACCGGAGTCCTGCATAAGTCGGTCCTGGACGAGGGAGAGGTGCACATGGTGGAGGAGATCCAGCTGATCAAGAGCGGCGGGGCCATCAAGAACCTGCTGTTGTCCTCCGAG ACCCGCTCCCTGTACGCCGGGTCAGACTCCGGCGTGGTCCAATCCCCCACCGCCTTCTGTGGGAAGTACCTGTCATGTGACCAGTGTGTGCTGGCCCGGGACCCCTACTGTGCCTGGGACCCCAGCTCTTCGGCCTGCGTCAATATACTCGACCGCCCAAAAACGCAGAA CGGTCTGATCCAGAGTTTAAAAGGTGACGCAGATTCCTGTCCTGCAG tggcgGCGCTCTCCCCCCGGGACTACGGGCGCGTGCTGGTGCGTCCGGGCAGCTCGGCGGAGCTCCCGTGCGCGCCGCCCTCCAACCTGGCGCTGGTGTCGTGGCGGCTCAACGGCTCGGCGCTCACCGAGGCCTCGCGCTTCCACTTCATCGGCGAGGGGGGCCTGCTCATCTACAGCGTGGGCCCCGAGGACCAGGGCCGCTACGAGTGCTGGTCCCTGGAGTGGGCCCCGGCCGCCGGCAAGAACTTCAGCCGGCAGGTGGCCGCCTACACCCTGGTGCTggccgcccccccggccccccggggcccccgcaAGGACCTGGGCCGCGCCGCCCCGGAGCTGGGCCGCAGCGGCCCGCTCGGCGACCCCTTCCCCGAAG CCCCggccacctcttcctcctccgcctccctgtCTTCTGAAGGTAGCTCTcgctctgtcctctcctcctcctcctcctcctcctcctcctcctcctccatgtcctcctccccctccgagCCCAGCGTGGGTgtggcgggagggggggaggccgAGGTGAGGCTGCTGCCCCCCCTGCTGAAGGACCAGGCCTGGGGGCTGCACGCCCAGGAGGCCTTCTTGCTTTTCTGCCTGGCTCTTG GCCCGAGCGACACTCGTGTTCATTGGCTGATCAATGGCCACAGTATGGACACACCCATTATGGAGTACCGCCTGCAGCTGGGTCAGAGCGAGGTGCTGGTGAGCAGCTGGCTGAAGGGGGGACCGCTCATCAAGGACGCCTCCTACAGCTGTGTGGCCGAGGCCGGCGCCGGCAGCGACGTGTCTGAGGTGGAGCTCCGCCTTCCCAtcggag ATCAGGAGAGCGTCCCGGCCAGAGATCTGACCCAGTGGAGAGGAGCCCTCACGGAGCACGAGCACCTGCTCAAACGATGGGAGAACGCCTGG GATCGCTGCGATGGCCATGGAGCTCTGTGA
- the sema4d gene encoding semaphorin-4D isoform X1 — MNPYSLAEAMTDKGNLTVPRLAESNMGLGVLGVFLGLLLEVSSHGPHSGPRTTWKHQDVDLLEFSEPGVFNYSTLLLSETRDALYVGAREAIFELSKRNVTVRNNKVQWKVADTPMSMCMLKGKSKEKDCLNYIRVLQVLNEEHLYVCGTHAFQPQCDYLSIKDFVLEGRAEDGRGKCAFDPSHSVTTVMVDGELYSGTVYNFLGSEPIISRYSPQQALLRTEYSTSWLNEPSFVFADVIREGGGPAGEDDKIYYFFTEVSVEYEFFGKLFIPRVARVCKGDLGGQRTLQKKWTSFLKAKLVCSMPELNFVFNVVHDVFVLEAEDWRNTLIYAVFTSQWGNVGLSAVCVYNMALVDEVFSKGKYMQKATVEQSHTKWVRYNGITPSPRPGACIDNAMRQENINSSLHLPDKTLQFVKDHPLLEDPVLPVGGRPHLITKDVNYTQIAVDRVTALDGRAYDVIFTGTDTGVLHKSVLDEGEVHMVEEIQLIKSGGAIKNLLLSSETRSLYAGSDSGVVQSPTAFCGKYLSCDQCVLARDPYCAWDPSSSACVNILDRPKTQNGLIQSLKGDADSCPAVAALSPRDYGRVLVRPGSSAELPCAPPSNLALVSWRLNGSALTEASRFHFIGEGGLLIYSVGPEDQGRYECWSLEWAPAAGKNFSRQVAAYTLVLAAPPAPRGPRKDLGRAAPELGRSGPLGDPFPEAPATSSSSASLSSEGSSRSVLSSSSSSSSSSSSMSSSPSEPSVGVAGGGEAEVRLLPPLLKDQAWGLHAQEAFLLFCLALGPSDTRVHWLINGHSMDTPIMEYRLQLGQSEVLVSSWLKGGPLIKDASYSCVAEAGAGSDVSEVELRLPIGDQESVPARDLTQWRGALTEHEHLLKRWENAWDRCDGHGAL; from the exons aggGAACCTGACGGTGCCCAGGTTAGCAGAGTCCAACATGGGCCTGGGAGTGCTGGGCGTGTTCCTGGGCCTCCTTCTGGAGGTCTCCAGCCACGGGCCCCACAGCGGGCCCCGCACCACCTGGAAGCACCAAG ACGTGGACCTGTTGGAGTTCTCCGAGCCGGGGGTCTTCAACTACTCCACTCTGCTGCTGAGCGAGACGAGGGACGCGCTGTACGTCGGCGCCCGGGAGGCCATCTTTGAGCTGAGCAAGAGGAACGTGACGGTCCGCAACAACAAG GTCCAGTGGAAGGTTGCGGATACGCCTATGAGCATGTGCATGCTGAAGGGGAAATCTAAAGAG aAGGACTGCCTGAACTACATCCGGGTGCTGCAGGTGCTGAACGAGGAGCACCTGTACGTGTGTGGGACGCACGCCTTCCAACCACAGTGTGACTATCTG TCGATCAAAGACTTTGTGCTGGAGGGCCGGGCGGAGGACGGCCGGGGGAAGTGTGCCTTCGACCCGTCGCACAGCGTCACCACCGTCATGGTTG ATGGCGAGCTCTACTCCGGCACGGTGTATAACTTCCTGGGCAGTGAACCCATCATCTCGCGGTACTCCCCTCAGCAGGCCCTGCTGCGCACAGAGTACTCCACGTCATGGCTCAATG agcccAGCTTCGTGTTCGCGGACGTGATCCGGGAGGGCGGGGGTCCTGCCGGGGAGGACGACAAGATCTACTACTTCTTCACCGAGGTGTCCGTGGAGTACGAGTTCTTCGGCAAGCTCTTCATCCCCCGGGTGGCTCGCGTCTGCAAG GGAGACCTGGGCGGTCAGCGCACGCTGCAGAAGAAGTGGACGTCCTTCCTGAAGGCCAAGCTGGTGTGCTCCATGCCCGAGCTCAACTTCGTGTTCAACGTGGTGCACGACGTGTTCGTCCTGGAGGCGGAGGACTGGCGCAACACGCTCATCTACGCCGTCTTCACATCCCAGTG ggGCAACGTGGGCCTTTcggccgtgtgtgtgtacaacatGGCGCTGGTGGACGAGGTGTTCTCCAAGGGGAAGTACATGCAGAAGGCCACCGTGGAGCAGTCCCACACCAAGTGGGTCCGCTACAACGGCATCACCCCGTCACCACGGCCCGGAGCG tgcATCGACAATGCCATGCGGCAGGAGAACATCAACAGCTCGCTGCACCTGCCCGACAAGACGCTGCAGTTCGTCAAAGACCACCCCCTCCTGGAGGACCCCGTGCTGCCGGTGGGCGGGCGGCCCCACCTCATCACCAAGGACGTCAACTACACCCAGATCGCCGTGGACCGGGTGACGGCGCTGGACGGACGCGCCTACGACGTCATCTTCACCGGCACCG ACACCGGAGTCCTGCATAAGTCGGTCCTGGACGAGGGAGAGGTGCACATGGTGGAGGAGATCCAGCTGATCAAGAGCGGCGGGGCCATCAAGAACCTGCTGTTGTCCTCCGAG ACCCGCTCCCTGTACGCCGGGTCAGACTCCGGCGTGGTCCAATCCCCCACCGCCTTCTGTGGGAAGTACCTGTCATGTGACCAGTGTGTGCTGGCCCGGGACCCCTACTGTGCCTGGGACCCCAGCTCTTCGGCCTGCGTCAATATACTCGACCGCCCAAAAACGCAGAA CGGTCTGATCCAGAGTTTAAAAGGTGACGCAGATTCCTGTCCTGCAG tggcgGCGCTCTCCCCCCGGGACTACGGGCGCGTGCTGGTGCGTCCGGGCAGCTCGGCGGAGCTCCCGTGCGCGCCGCCCTCCAACCTGGCGCTGGTGTCGTGGCGGCTCAACGGCTCGGCGCTCACCGAGGCCTCGCGCTTCCACTTCATCGGCGAGGGGGGCCTGCTCATCTACAGCGTGGGCCCCGAGGACCAGGGCCGCTACGAGTGCTGGTCCCTGGAGTGGGCCCCGGCCGCCGGCAAGAACTTCAGCCGGCAGGTGGCCGCCTACACCCTGGTGCTggccgcccccccggccccccggggcccccgcaAGGACCTGGGCCGCGCCGCCCCGGAGCTGGGCCGCAGCGGCCCGCTCGGCGACCCCTTCCCCGAAG CCCCggccacctcttcctcctccgcctccctgtCTTCTGAAGGTAGCTCTcgctctgtcctctcctcctcctcctcctcctcctcctcctcctcctccatgtcctcctccccctccgagCCCAGCGTGGGTgtggcgggagggggggaggccgAGGTGAGGCTGCTGCCCCCCCTGCTGAAGGACCAGGCCTGGGGGCTGCACGCCCAGGAGGCCTTCTTGCTTTTCTGCCTGGCTCTTG GCCCGAGCGACACTCGTGTTCATTGGCTGATCAATGGCCACAGTATGGACACACCCATTATGGAGTACCGCCTGCAGCTGGGTCAGAGCGAGGTGCTGGTGAGCAGCTGGCTGAAGGGGGGACCGCTCATCAAGGACGCCTCCTACAGCTGTGTGGCCGAGGCCGGCGCCGGCAGCGACGTGTCTGAGGTGGAGCTCCGCCTTCCCAtcggag ATCAGGAGAGCGTCCCGGCCAGAGATCTGACCCAGTGGAGAGGAGCCCTCACGGAGCACGAGCACCTGCTCAAACGATGGGAGAACGCCTGG GATCGCTGCGATGGCCATGGAGCTCTGTGA